A genome region from Haliotis asinina isolate JCU_RB_2024 chromosome 11, JCU_Hal_asi_v2, whole genome shotgun sequence includes the following:
- the LOC137255877 gene encoding sodium- and chloride-dependent glycine transporter 1-like — translation MHSDVPIFLHSKSIHAQMSLRDGQVKTVQGMAGEKWRHHLDYIITLLGSSIGSGAFIKFPYLCMRNGGGAFLIPFALFTIIAVIPCVFMDMVIGQFSQAGPIDVWNVCPPFKGIGVGILVLLWIVFTLYNAIFSWFAYFFCYSFSSILPWAHCNNDWNTPSCVSDSGINVINRNQSEERNCTAYSDPANVTDGAHSCRTAAEEFWRLQVLQLTDGLQNMGDVRWPLVLCLAITYFIVFVCQCRGIRVTGKLVYVTVGVPLVLIVVFLIRGCLLPGSAEGMYYFIKPNFDKLAEPGIWIEACSYALFSLNVGMGFNITMSRYNKFNNNCLRDAVFVCIVDWLVTVLVGFSFFSIIGHVAYQRGVTVEAFTSSGFNLAFIVYPQVLTYLPLAQLWSTLTFIMLMTLEIDCQLPAVEVISSAFEDVFPRLRKRRWLITALVLLSSFPFAIIYLLQGGIYMLTLVEWFAYFPSVAVFALSECIAIGWIYGTTRFQADVMLMWGKAIPRPITWSVKFASPLLLLITLGYSLASYRPPQYEDYVYPAWATGLGWMISIASIVPLPALFVWRVWKTPGDTLIQKLKQSLKPNKHWDEQALDAHPKESECT, via the exons GTATGGCGGGAGAAAAATGGCGGCATCATTTGGACtacatcatcacactgttgggTTCCAGTATAGGGTCAGGGGCATTTATCAAGTTTCCGTATCTATGCATGCGGAATGGTGGAG GGGCGTTTCTGATACCTTTCGCCCTGTTCACCATAATCGCCGTCATACCATGTGTCTTCATGGACATGGTGATTGGTCAGTTCTCCCAGGCTGGACCAATAGACGTCTGGAATGTGTGTCCACCTTTCAAAG GAATTGGGGTTGGTATCTTGGTTTTATTGTGGATCGTCTTTACACTTTACAACGCCATATTTTCCTGGTTCGCCTACTTCTTCTGCTACTCCTTCTCCTCCATCCTGCCTTGGGCCCACTGCAACAACGACTGGAACACCCCCTCCTGCGTGTCCGACAGCGGCATCAACGTGATTAACAGGAACCAGTCGGAAGAAAGGAACTGTACTGCCTATAGCGATCCTGCAAACGTCACCGATGGAGCGCACTCTTGTAGGACAGCGGCGGAGGAATTCTGGAG ATTGCAGGTGTTACAGCTGACTGACGGTTTACAAAACATGGGTGACGTCAGGTGGCCTCTTGTCCTGTGTCTAGCCATAACATACTTTATTGTGTTTGTATGCCAGTGTCGAGGTATCAGGGTGACTGGGAAG CTTGTATACGTCACTGTGGGCGTCCCGTTGGTCCTCATCGTCGTCTTCCTCATCAGGGGCTGTCTACTGCCGGGATCTGCTGAAGGAATGTATTACTTCATCAAACCAAACTTCGATAAGCTTGCAGAACCAGGG ATATGGATTGAGGCATGCAGTTATGCATTATTTTCCTTGAATGTGGGCATGGGATTTAACATAACCATGTCGAGATACAACAAATTCAACAATAACTGTTTAAG AGACGCAGTTTTTGTTTGTATCGTGGATTGGCTTGTAACTGTTTTGGTGGGATTTTCCTTCTTCTCAATCATCGGTCACGTGGCCTACCAACGTGGTGTGACAGTGGAGGCGTTTACATCATCAG GGTTCAACCTTGCTTTCATTGTGTATCCACAAGTCCTGACCTACCTGCCCTTGGCACAGTTGTGGTCGACCTTGACATTCATCATGCTGATGACACTGGAAATAGATTGTCAG TTGCCTGCCGTTGAAGTCATATCATCAGCATTCGAAGACGTGTTTCCACGTCTTCGTAAGCGGCGGTGGCTCATAACAGCTCTGGTGCTCTTGAGCAGTTTCCCGTTTGCCATTATCTATCTCCTACAG GGTGGAATATATATGCTGACATTGGTGGAATGGTTTGCATATTTTCCGTCAGTTGCAGTCTTCGCCCTCTCGGAGTGCATTGCGATTGGATGGATTTACG GCACAACAAGATTTCAAGCGGACGTCATGCTGATGTGGGGAAAGGCGATTCCTCGACCCATTACGTGGTCAGTCAAATTTGCATCCCCGTTGCTGCTATTG ATCACCTTGGGCTACTCCCTCGCCTCCTACCGCCCCCCTCAGTACGAGGACTATGTCTACCCTGCCTGGGCCACGGGGCTTGGATGGATGATATCAATAGCGTCCATTGTGCCCTTGCCTGCTCTCTTTGTCTGGAGGGTGTGGAAGACTCCAGGAGACACTCTCATTCAG AAActtaaacagtcactgaaaccCAATAAACACTGGGACGAGCAAGCTTTAGATGCCCACCCAAAGGAAAGTGAATGCACTTGA